One Streptomyces sp. V4I8 genomic window carries:
- a CDS encoding GNAT family N-acetyltransferase: MGMSVTISAATEQDAEQIFRLQYLCFQSEAALYGNYRIDPLVQTLDSVRAEVAADCVFVARLGEEVVGSVRGSVTADGAAAIGKLCVHPRLQGHGIGARLLRAAETALTEQRGAKRFRLETGQRSEGNLRLYRKVGYEAVGTSKGADGVPMIVLEKPAGNYATTA; this comes from the coding sequence ATGGGCATGAGCGTGACCATCTCTGCGGCGACCGAGCAGGACGCGGAGCAGATCTTCAGGCTGCAGTACCTGTGCTTCCAGAGCGAAGCGGCGCTGTACGGCAACTACCGCATCGACCCGCTCGTCCAAACCCTGGACTCGGTCCGGGCCGAGGTCGCCGCGGACTGCGTCTTCGTGGCACGGCTCGGCGAGGAGGTCGTCGGCTCGGTCCGCGGCAGCGTCACCGCGGACGGCGCCGCCGCCATCGGCAAGCTCTGCGTCCACCCCCGCCTCCAGGGCCACGGCATCGGCGCGAGGCTGCTGCGCGCCGCCGAAACGGCCCTCACCGAGCAGCGCGGCGCCAAGCGGTTCCGCCTGGAAACGGGCCAACGCAGCGAGGGCAACCTCCGCCTGTACCGCAAGGTGGGTTACGAGGCGGTGGGCACGTCGAAGGGCGCCGACGGCGTCCCGATGATCGTCCTGGAGAAGCCGGCCGGGAATTACGCGACAACAGCCTGA
- a CDS encoding RNA polymerase sigma factor — protein MTHDLVAALRPLLLAEASAEAQASGSEPGDLEQAVWLRLLERLDSDGPPPDPPGWLRRAVRSEARRSRRTTRREQPYEHEPAADRDGHDPEHLALAAARRRALREAVRRLPGRCPRLVEALLSPQGPTYREIAGELGISQGSLGPERSRCLGCLRRLLTSEVAVREARG, from the coding sequence ATGACGCACGACCTGGTTGCCGCCCTGCGCCCCCTGCTCCTCGCGGAGGCCTCCGCCGAGGCACAGGCCTCCGGATCCGAGCCGGGCGACCTGGAACAGGCGGTCTGGCTCCGCCTCCTGGAACGCCTCGACTCGGACGGCCCGCCCCCGGACCCACCGGGCTGGCTGCGCCGGGCCGTGCGCTCCGAGGCCCGCCGAAGCCGCCGTACGACCCGCCGTGAGCAGCCGTACGAGCACGAACCCGCCGCCGACCGGGACGGCCACGACCCGGAACACCTCGCCCTCGCGGCCGCCCGCCGCCGCGCCCTGCGCGAAGCGGTCCGCCGCCTCCCCGGCCGCTGCCCCCGTCTCGTCGAGGCCCTGCTCTCCCCGCAGGGCCCGACATACCGGGAAATCGCGGGGGAGTTGGGTATCTCACAGGGGAGTCTCGGCCCGGAACGTTCCAGATGCCTGGGATGTCTGCGCCGATTGCTCACATCGGAGGTTGCGGTCCGCGAAGCGCGGGGATAG
- a CDS encoding methionine ABC transporter permease, whose amino-acid sequence MTWSEMQPLLEQACWDTLYMVGWSTLIAVVGGLPLGILLVLTDRGGLLQNVLANKVIGQIVNVARSMPFIILMVALMSFTRWVTGTTIGREAAIVPLAIGAIPFFARLVETAVREVDGGLVEAVQSMGGNTWTVVRKVLVPESLPSVIASTTTTIVALIGYSAMAGTVGAGGLGDIAIRYGYQRFETELMWLTVAILAVVISLIQFAGDYAARSLHRRGGTSGPAPKLRLLKASTATSKTV is encoded by the coding sequence GTGACCTGGTCCGAGATGCAGCCCCTGCTGGAGCAGGCGTGTTGGGACACCCTCTACATGGTCGGCTGGTCCACCCTCATCGCGGTCGTCGGCGGCCTTCCGCTGGGCATCCTCCTCGTCCTCACCGACCGGGGCGGCCTGCTCCAGAACGTCCTCGCGAACAAGGTCATCGGGCAGATCGTGAACGTCGCCCGCTCGATGCCGTTCATCATCCTGATGGTCGCGCTGATGAGCTTCACACGCTGGGTCACCGGCACGACCATCGGCCGCGAGGCCGCCATCGTGCCGCTCGCGATCGGCGCGATCCCGTTCTTCGCCCGCCTTGTCGAGACGGCTGTCCGGGAAGTGGACGGCGGGCTCGTGGAGGCCGTGCAGTCGATGGGCGGCAACACCTGGACCGTCGTCCGCAAGGTCCTCGTACCCGAGTCCCTGCCGTCCGTCATCGCCAGCACCACGACCACGATCGTCGCCCTCATCGGCTACTCCGCCATGGCCGGCACGGTCGGCGCGGGCGGCCTCGGCGACATCGCCATCCGCTACGGCTACCAGCGCTTCGAGACCGAGCTGATGTGGCTCACCGTCGCGATCCTCGCCGTCGTCATCTCCCTCATCCAGTTCGCCGGCGACTACGCGGCCCGCTCCCTGCACCGGCGGGGCGGCACATCGGGCCCGGCGCCGAAGCTGCGGCTGCTGAAGGCGTCCACGGCGACGAGCAAGACCGTCTAG
- a CDS encoding methionine ABC transporter ATP-binding protein gives MITTTGLTKVYRSRGREVTALDGVDLHVREGEVYGVIGQSGAGKSSLIRCVNLLERPTAGTATVAGQDLTALAGRGPRAGKELRQARSRIGMVFQHFNLLSSRTVQDNVELPLEILGKSGKERSRKALELLDLVGLADKAKAYPAQLSGGQKQRVGIARALAGDPKVLLSDEATSALDPETTRSILQLLRDLNRQLGLTVLLITHEMDVVKSICDSAALMENGRVVESGTVSELLATPGSELASALFPVGGEASADDRTVVDVTFQGEAATQPVISQLSRTYNIDISILGAAIDTVGGLQVGRMRIELPGRYEDNVVPIGFLREQGLQIDVVGQEARESVSALVKEGAK, from the coding sequence GTGATCACCACAACGGGCCTGACCAAGGTCTACCGCTCACGCGGCCGCGAGGTCACCGCCCTCGACGGCGTCGATCTGCATGTCCGCGAAGGAGAGGTCTACGGCGTCATCGGCCAGTCCGGCGCCGGCAAGTCCTCCCTCATCCGCTGCGTCAACCTGCTGGAGCGCCCCACCGCCGGCACCGCGACCGTCGCCGGCCAGGACCTCACGGCCCTGGCCGGCCGCGGACCGCGCGCGGGCAAGGAACTCCGCCAGGCGCGCAGCCGTATCGGCATGGTCTTCCAGCACTTCAACCTGCTGTCCTCCCGGACGGTCCAGGACAACGTCGAGCTGCCGCTCGAAATCCTCGGCAAGTCCGGCAAGGAGCGCTCCCGCAAGGCGCTCGAGCTGCTCGACCTCGTCGGCCTCGCCGACAAGGCCAAGGCCTACCCCGCCCAGCTCTCCGGCGGTCAGAAGCAGCGCGTCGGCATCGCCCGCGCCCTGGCCGGCGACCCCAAGGTGCTGCTGTCCGACGAGGCCACCAGCGCCCTCGACCCGGAGACCACCCGCTCCATCCTCCAGCTGCTGCGCGACCTGAACCGGCAGCTCGGTCTGACCGTCCTGCTCATCACCCACGAGATGGACGTCGTGAAGTCGATCTGCGACTCCGCCGCGCTCATGGAGAACGGCCGCGTCGTCGAGTCCGGCACGGTCAGCGAACTGCTCGCGACGCCCGGCTCCGAACTGGCCTCCGCGCTCTTCCCGGTCGGCGGCGAGGCCTCCGCCGACGACCGCACCGTCGTCGACGTGACCTTCCAGGGCGAGGCGGCCACCCAGCCGGTCATCTCCCAGCTCTCCCGCACCTACAACATCGACATCTCGATCCTCGGCGCCGCCATCGACACCGTCGGCGGCCTCCAGGTCGGCCGTATGCGCATCGAACTGCCCGGCCGCTACGAGGACAACGTCGTGCCGATCGGCTTCCTGCGTGAACAGGGCCTGCAGATCGACGTCGTCGGCCAAGAGGCCCGGGAGTCCGTCTCCGCGCTGGTGAAGGAAGGTGCCAAGTGA
- a CDS encoding glycerophosphodiester phosphodiesterase, which produces MGTQENEQAGVTGRRMLLGAAVLGAGGAVLGLSGTARAAEARRGGGGGGLKSLPKPTIIGHRGASGYRPEHTLGSYQLALDMGADIVEAGDLVPTKDGHLVCRHEPEIGGTTDVADHPEFADRKKTKSLDGVSTTGWFTEDFTLAELKTLRATERIPANRPHNTLYNGRWEIPTFEEVLKWQDEQTRGRGKQVWIYPELKHPTYFRKQGLALEERVAKVLHKHRKDRRNSPVILQSFEPTSIQRLNKLVDNPLVVLLSGATSRPWDFVETGDPRTVADLIKPAGLREIASYAQGIGPTLDLVIPKDAGGNLTTPTTLVSDAHKVGLILHPYTMRNENPFLPTNFRKGTDADAYGDVFGAYRTYFATGIDGVFTDNPDTGLLAREDFVNS; this is translated from the coding sequence ATGGGAACCCAGGAGAACGAGCAGGCGGGCGTAACCGGACGGCGGATGCTTCTCGGGGCGGCCGTGCTCGGCGCGGGCGGAGCGGTCCTCGGGCTGTCCGGTACGGCGAGAGCGGCCGAGGCCCGGCGCGGCGGCGGTGGCGGCGGGCTGAAGAGCCTGCCCAAGCCGACGATCATCGGCCACCGCGGCGCCAGCGGCTACCGGCCCGAGCACACCCTCGGCTCCTACCAGCTGGCCCTGGACATGGGCGCCGACATCGTCGAGGCGGGCGACCTGGTGCCCACCAAGGACGGCCACCTCGTCTGCCGGCACGAGCCGGAGATCGGCGGTACGACCGATGTCGCGGACCATCCCGAGTTCGCCGACCGGAAGAAGACGAAGTCCCTCGACGGCGTCTCCACCACCGGCTGGTTCACGGAGGACTTCACGCTCGCCGAGCTGAAGACCCTGCGCGCGACCGAGCGCATCCCGGCCAACCGCCCGCACAACACCCTCTACAACGGCCGCTGGGAGATCCCCACCTTCGAAGAGGTCCTGAAGTGGCAGGACGAGCAGACCCGGGGGCGCGGCAAGCAGGTCTGGATCTACCCCGAGCTCAAGCACCCCACCTACTTCCGCAAGCAGGGCCTGGCCCTGGAGGAGCGGGTCGCCAAGGTGCTGCACAAGCACCGCAAGGACCGGCGGAACTCGCCGGTCATCCTCCAGTCCTTCGAGCCGACCAGCATCCAGCGCCTGAACAAGCTGGTCGACAACCCGCTGGTGGTCCTGCTCTCCGGCGCGACCAGCCGCCCCTGGGACTTCGTCGAGACGGGTGACCCGCGTACGGTCGCGGACCTGATCAAGCCGGCCGGCCTCAGGGAGATCGCCTCCTACGCCCAGGGCATCGGCCCCACCCTGGACCTCGTCATCCCGAAGGACGCGGGCGGCAACCTCACCACCCCCACGACGTTGGTGAGCGACGCGCACAAGGTCGGCCTGATCCTGCACCCCTACACGATGCGCAACGAGAACCCCTTCCTCCCCACGAACTTCCGCAAGGGCACCGACGCGGACGCCTACGGCGATGTCTTCGGCGCCTACCGGACGTACTTCGCCACCGGCATCGACGGTGTCTTCACCGACAACCCCGACACGGGGCTGCTGGCCCGCGAGGACTTCGTCAACAGCTGA
- a CDS encoding HAD family hydrolase — MKFHARALLFDNDGTLVSSLDSVDRCWARWAGEYGITAEEFGRIELHGRPAVEIAADLLPAHVVPEALARIETLEVEDVPNGGVHLLPGTKDFLDSLPADRWAVVTSATRRLAEARLDAVGILPKTLIAADDITRGKPDPEPYLLAARQLGVDPAHCVVFEDAPAGLQAGRAAGMTTVAFTTTHQAHELDADLVARDLSALSALVTDAGIEISVRG; from the coding sequence ATGAAGTTCCACGCACGCGCCCTCCTCTTCGACAACGACGGCACCCTCGTCTCCTCCCTCGACTCCGTGGACCGCTGCTGGGCCCGGTGGGCCGGCGAGTACGGGATCACGGCCGAGGAGTTCGGGCGGATCGAGCTGCACGGGCGGCCGGCCGTGGAGATAGCCGCCGACCTGCTGCCCGCCCACGTCGTGCCCGAGGCCCTCGCCCGGATCGAGACGCTGGAGGTGGAGGACGTGCCGAACGGCGGCGTCCATCTCCTCCCCGGCACCAAGGACTTCCTCGACTCGCTGCCCGCCGACCGCTGGGCCGTCGTCACCTCCGCCACCCGGCGGCTCGCCGAGGCCCGCCTCGACGCCGTCGGCATCCTGCCCAAGACGCTGATCGCCGCCGACGACATCACACGCGGCAAGCCCGACCCCGAGCCCTACCTCCTCGCCGCACGGCAGCTCGGCGTCGACCCGGCGCACTGCGTCGTCTTCGAGGACGCCCCCGCAGGTCTCCAGGCCGGTCGCGCCGCCGGGATGACCACCGTGGCGTTCACCACAACCCACCAGGCCCATGAGCTCGACGCCGACCTTGTGGCGCGGGACCTGTCGGCCCTGTCCGCCCTGGTCACGGACGCCGGGATCGAGATCTCCGTACGCGGCTGA
- a CDS encoding lysophospholipid acyltransferase family protein, producing the protein MSRFALIKAVLGPIMRLMFRPQVEGAEHIPGDGPVILAGNHLTFIDSMILPLVCDRQVFFIGKDEYVTGKGLKGRLMAWFFTGVGMIPVDRDGGKGGVAALMTGRRILEEGRVFGIYPEGTRSPDGRLYRGRTGIARLTLMTGAPVVPFAMIGTDKIQPGGAGMPRPSKVTVRFGEAMEFSRYEGMDRDRYVLRAVTDSVMAEVMQLSGQEYVDMYATKAKEAA; encoded by the coding sequence TTGTCCCGCTTCGCGCTCATCAAGGCAGTGCTCGGACCGATCATGCGCCTGATGTTCCGCCCACAGGTGGAGGGCGCGGAGCACATTCCGGGCGACGGTCCGGTCATCCTGGCCGGCAACCACCTCACGTTCATCGACTCGATGATCCTGCCGCTGGTCTGCGACCGTCAGGTCTTCTTCATCGGCAAGGACGAGTACGTCACCGGCAAGGGCCTCAAGGGCCGCCTGATGGCCTGGTTCTTCACCGGGGTCGGCATGATCCCGGTCGACCGGGACGGCGGCAAGGGCGGGGTAGCGGCGCTGATGACCGGCCGTCGCATCCTGGAGGAGGGCCGGGTCTTCGGCATCTACCCCGAGGGCACGCGGTCTCCCGACGGACGGCTGTACCGGGGGCGTACGGGCATCGCGCGGCTGACGCTGATGACCGGCGCGCCGGTCGTGCCGTTCGCCATGATCGGCACGGACAAGATCCAGCCGGGCGGCGCGGGCATGCCGCGGCCGAGCAAGGTGACGGTGCGCTTCGGTGAGGCCATGGAGTTCTCCCGGTACGAGGGGATGGACCGCGACCGTTACGTCCTGCGGGCCGTGACCGACTCCGTGATGGCGGAGGTCATGCAGCTGTCCGGCCAGGAGTACGTGGACATGTACGCCACGAAGGCCAAGGAAGCGGCGTAG
- a CDS encoding aldo/keto reductase — MPFARLATATTPTCHIGLGLAAVGRPGYINLGRDEDLGENRSVETLRTRTHELLDAAYAQGVRYFDVARSYGRSEEFLADWLNARPAFDDIVVGSKWGYTYTADWTTDADKHEVKDHSLQTYERQRAESDELLGDHLDLYQIHSVTPDSPALTDKDLHARLAEAAAAGLTVGFSTSGPAQADAIRAALAVTVDGEPLFRTVQSTYNALETSAGPALAEAHDAGLTVIVKEGMANGRLADPYAPDALKTVAEETSLGCDAVALALILRQPWAGVVLSGAATTVQLGSNLHAAVVDLDDEQLERLAGLVEEPGAYWERRGQLPWH, encoded by the coding sequence ATGCCCTTCGCCCGACTGGCAACAGCCACGACCCCGACCTGCCACATCGGACTCGGGCTCGCCGCAGTCGGCCGCCCCGGCTACATCAACCTCGGCCGAGACGAAGACCTCGGAGAGAACCGCAGCGTCGAAACGCTGCGCACCCGCACCCACGAACTCCTCGACGCGGCCTACGCCCAGGGCGTCCGCTACTTCGACGTCGCCCGCTCCTATGGCCGCTCGGAGGAGTTCCTCGCCGACTGGCTCAACGCCCGCCCCGCATTCGACGACATCGTCGTGGGCAGCAAGTGGGGCTACACCTACACCGCGGACTGGACGACCGACGCCGACAAGCACGAGGTCAAGGACCACAGTCTCCAGACGTACGAGCGTCAGCGCGCAGAGTCCGACGAACTCCTCGGCGACCATCTCGACCTCTACCAGATCCACTCGGTGACCCCGGACAGCCCCGCCCTCACCGACAAGGACCTCCACGCGCGGCTGGCCGAAGCGGCGGCCGCCGGCCTCACCGTCGGCTTCTCCACCAGTGGCCCCGCCCAGGCCGACGCCATCCGCGCCGCCCTCGCCGTGACGGTCGACGGCGAGCCCCTCTTCCGTACCGTCCAGTCGACGTACAACGCCCTGGAGACCTCGGCCGGCCCCGCCCTCGCCGAGGCGCACGACGCCGGGCTCACGGTGATCGTCAAGGAGGGCATGGCCAACGGACGGCTCGCGGACCCGTACGCGCCGGATGCGCTGAAGACGGTGGCCGAAGAGACGTCTCTGGGCTGCGACGCCGTCGCCCTCGCATTGATCCTGCGGCAGCCCTGGGCCGGCGTGGTCCTCTCCGGCGCCGCGACGACCGTACAGCTCGGGTCGAACCTGCACGCGGCGGTCGTCGACCTCGACGACGAGCAGTTGGAGCGGCTGGCCGGGCTCGTGGAGGAGCCGGGCGCTTACTGGGAGCGGCGCGGGCAGCTGCCCTGGCACTGA
- a CDS encoding TetR/AcrR family transcriptional regulator gives MAVDRDHVLRAAAALLTRKSTATMDEVAKTAGISRATLHRHFAGRDALVRALESLGIAECEAALDAARLDEGPARDAVHRLVREIEPSAGLLAFLYTENQLFEGEQQNAGWTRIDDRVAALFRRGQQSGEFRIDLTPAWLTEALYGLLGSAAWAVAEGRVARNDFTHMIVELLLGGALRREES, from the coding sequence ATGGCCGTTGATCGAGACCACGTGCTGCGCGCCGCCGCCGCCCTGCTGACCCGCAAATCCACGGCGACCATGGACGAGGTCGCCAAGACGGCCGGGATCAGCCGCGCCACCCTGCACCGGCATTTCGCCGGGCGCGACGCGCTCGTCCGGGCGCTGGAGTCGCTCGGGATCGCGGAGTGCGAGGCCGCGCTGGACGCCGCCCGCCTGGACGAAGGGCCGGCGCGTGACGCCGTGCACCGACTGGTCCGCGAGATCGAGCCCTCGGCCGGACTGCTCGCGTTCCTCTACACCGAGAACCAGCTGTTCGAGGGCGAGCAGCAGAACGCCGGCTGGACACGCATCGACGACCGGGTCGCCGCGCTGTTCCGGCGCGGCCAGCAGAGCGGTGAGTTCCGTATCGACCTCACCCCGGCCTGGCTCACCGAGGCGCTCTACGGCCTGCTCGGCTCGGCGGCCTGGGCGGTCGCGGAGGGCCGCGTCGCCCGCAACGACTTCACCCACATGATCGTCGAGCTGTTGCTCGGCGGCGCACTCAGAAGAGAGGAATCATGA
- a CDS encoding MFS transporter, producing the protein MTSTLRPATTSEAVTRRPGRWLALSVLVLAVLLVAVDATVLGLATPYISEDLAPSGTQLLWIGDVYSFVIAGLLVSMGSLGDRIGRKRILLVGATAFGAISVLNAYATTPEMMIVARALLGVAGATLMPATLALIRNLFHDPRERSLAIGIWGATASAGTAVGPIAGGFLLEHFWWGSVFLINLPVMVVLVLVGIKLLPESRNPSPGPWDMISVALSLVGMIGVVYAVKEAAAHGFTWATLAAGLAGAGALYAFVRRQLTLPSPLLDMRLFRHRGFSGAVLADLLTILGLSGLVFFLSQFLQLVQGRGPLEAGLAELPAAIGAVVAGLIAGRVARRYSVRAVVSGGLAAIGLALAALTVIDRTTGYPLLGAALLVVGVGAGFSFTVTSDVILSSVPKEQAGAASAVSETAYELGAALGIAVLGSIVTGVYRDFTGPAGTPTEAHESLGGAVEAAAGTPAQTSEAMLDAARSSFVDGLALAAGAGAAVLLAASVAAWFLLRGQRLENTA; encoded by the coding sequence ATGACCAGCACCCTGCGGCCGGCGACGACGAGCGAGGCGGTGACCAGGCGTCCCGGCCGTTGGCTCGCGCTGTCCGTCCTCGTACTCGCCGTGCTGCTGGTGGCCGTCGACGCGACCGTCCTCGGTCTCGCGACCCCCTACATCAGCGAGGACCTGGCGCCCTCCGGCACCCAGCTCCTGTGGATAGGCGACGTCTACTCCTTCGTGATCGCCGGTCTGCTGGTCTCGATGGGCAGCCTCGGCGACCGCATCGGCCGTAAGCGGATCCTGCTCGTCGGCGCCACTGCGTTCGGCGCGATATCCGTCCTCAACGCGTACGCGACGACACCGGAGATGATGATCGTCGCCCGGGCGCTGCTCGGTGTCGCGGGCGCCACCCTGATGCCCGCCACGCTCGCCCTGATCCGCAACCTCTTCCACGACCCGCGCGAACGCAGCCTCGCCATCGGCATCTGGGGCGCCACCGCCTCCGCCGGTACGGCCGTCGGCCCGATCGCCGGTGGCTTCCTGCTCGAACACTTCTGGTGGGGCTCGGTCTTCCTGATCAACCTGCCCGTGATGGTGGTCCTCGTCCTCGTCGGCATCAAGCTGCTGCCCGAGTCGCGCAACCCCAGCCCCGGCCCCTGGGACATGATCAGCGTCGCCCTCTCCCTCGTCGGCATGATCGGTGTCGTGTACGCCGTCAAGGAAGCGGCCGCACACGGCTTCACCTGGGCCACGCTCGCCGCGGGCCTGGCCGGCGCGGGCGCGCTGTACGCCTTCGTACGCCGCCAGCTCACGTTGCCGTCCCCGCTGCTGGACATGCGGCTGTTCCGCCACCGCGGGTTCAGCGGCGCGGTCCTGGCCGACCTGCTGACCATCCTCGGCCTGTCCGGCCTGGTCTTCTTCCTCTCCCAGTTCCTGCAACTCGTGCAGGGCAGGGGCCCGCTCGAGGCGGGTCTGGCCGAACTGCCCGCCGCGATCGGCGCGGTGGTGGCCGGTCTCATCGCCGGTCGGGTGGCCCGTCGCTACTCGGTACGGGCCGTGGTCTCCGGCGGCCTCGCGGCCATCGGTCTCGCCCTCGCCGCGCTCACGGTGATCGACCGCACGACGGGTTACCCCCTGCTCGGTGCCGCCCTCCTGGTGGTCGGCGTCGGCGCGGGCTTCTCCTTCACGGTGACCTCCGACGTGATCCTCTCCAGCGTGCCGAAGGAACAGGCGGGCGCGGCGTCGGCGGTGTCGGAGACGGCGTACGAACTGGGCGCGGCCCTGGGCATCGCGGTGCTCGGCTCGATCGTGACCGGCGTCTACCGGGACTTCACCGGTCCGGCGGGCACTCCGACGGAGGCCCACGAGTCGCTCGGCGGCGCGGTGGAAGCGGCGGCGGGGACGCCGGCGCAGACGTCCGAGGCGATGCTGGACGCGGCCCGGAGCTCCTTCGTCGACGGCCTCGCCCTGGCGGCGGGAGCGGGAGCGGCCGTACTGCTCGCGGCGTCGGTGGCGGCCTGGTTCCTCCTCCGCGGCCAACGGCTGGAGAACACGGCCTGA